The Phlebotomus papatasi isolate M1 chromosome 3, Ppap_2.1, whole genome shotgun sequence genomic sequence CATTGTCTTGCACTTTCCTGCACTTGAGAGCACCTTCAGCTCTGCCAGGAGAGCTTCAATAGTCCCCGTGGCGAATTTCATTCGATTTATTCCATGTTCCACAAGTTCCAACAAGCTTGCTCCTTTCGGGGTAGATTCCCTTTGACTCCAGGCGTACTCCTTGCTAACAATGAGCTCGGGACGGGACAGGAGGGGAAGATTCTGCGTTTTGAAGTGAATCAACCAAGCTGCAGCATCCAATGGCATATCAAAAAATCCTTCCGGATCATTTAATGTCACCAGTTCTCGTGGTCTCTTCATCCAATTGGCCACCCATGGAACATGAACAATGATAAAGTCATTCTCCATGCCGAAATGGAGTAAGTGAGCCATGGTCATAGATTTCCCTACTCCTTCTTTGCCATAGAGAACGTACCGGATGATGGGTTTGCTGAAGTTGGTTCTCTTGATGTAATCCATGATTTCCAAAGCGGGTTTTCTGACCATCAAAGTGGTTTCTGCGAAGGTCTTCATCTGCTTCTCATACACCTTGGGCAGTCCTCCATGAGTGAACAGCTGCTTTCTAACACTGGGATGTATTTCGTAAAACTTGCCCTCATGCAGGAGACTCTGCCGGGAAGGTTCAGTCTCATTTGTGCGGAATTCTTCGAAGGCAACACTCTGATCTGCAATGCTGGTCAAAGTTCTGCTCCCAAAACAACGGAACCTTGATAATGATCCTACTTTGCCACGAATCATTGCTTTTAAAAGAACAGGATACCGAGAATACCAAAGAATTGAAGCAGAGACCAGTTAAAAACAAACCCCGTAcagttctgtgaaaaataataaatacacTTTCATAACAAATTTAATCAAGAATTTTTACTTATCaatgttttctaaaaaataaattggtttttttttttagaaatctcATTAGGTtttattttctcgaaaaaaatcGATACTACTAGATTACAAATATAcgaaacaaaaatatttgttaaaaaaatattaatattaaaaaacttttaaaatctaATACATAACAAGATTTTCTTATTTCCGGGTCTATTTTACAATTCTTTttagtaaaataatatttttcacagcAGATTAGAATAAAGAATAACCTAGTTAAGTACCAGAACCTAAtccaaatgaaaatatttttaattaaaacttattaatatgaatcaaattttgttttataacaTAGAGTCAGGTAAAAAGTGTGACATGTGTGACATACAAAAAAAGTGTGACATGCAGTATACTCTCGCTCTCGCTAATtatcggctcttttaagatcgggctactttttaattcgggcagcggttacatttgaaaaaagtctgttgtcatttttcaagtttgattatgattatcaaatgaatcaaatatgctaaaatttggcATTGTTTGTCTttgttttgatgtgattttgcattattaagggattttcatgcaatttacgttatatatgagtgtgtaaactcaatatctatatgcacatgaataaaaatcgttacatttcaaaaagtttgtcacccgaatttctgtctaattcggctgacatttcggtcccatatgcccgaatttgagagagcctACTGTACTAGATAATGGAtaataaataaagaatttattttgatgtttattattaaaaaaaaaccgtatTCCCATGGAGTTAGGGGGGTCGAGAAGATTTCCTATTTGGATCAAGTTCTGAATTATAGGTGGTTTTACCTGAAGCAAGCGAAGACTATTTCTAAACAAAATGACTCGGAAAACTATACAAAGCCTACAAATTttctagatatttttttatatgcatAATTTTAAGTTTTGATTTTATCAGATCAATCCCCTctgagataaatatttaagtggtaaatttttaaatttagcttAAAGTCTTAATTGTGTTTTTGGATAAAGATTTCATATAATATTCTCAGAGCAAAACCGGCCATTTCAATAGGTAAGTTCATATActatggcctcaattctgagaccaagatcaagatcaagaaaattggaatatattggtaattctaaaataaaaaaatcaaaatcaagattttaAATGTCTTAGAATCCTGAAATCCAAGACGTCCAAGACTCAacccgtgtggatatcaagatttgcaattctagaaccaatatttcaagatgtcaaatttcttgttttctttaaataattccaagaacctctcggaggctcttggaattttcaagatagtagcaatttgaagagtttcatatggaaatgactattgatgaggaatatttctgtaagagatggtacaaaaagagaattactttgaaaaatactgtatttgaccctgtaaattaatcgaaattaacACAGGTCACATGTTTGGTTTGAACTTCCTGTAGTCCTATTTATGGAGTCTCATTTGTTCTTTAATACgtcatataatttattttactagtAATTCCTATatgacgaaatttcaacaaattcaacagagaaatcaagatatttgtcagaagtgacgtttcgttaagtgtggaaaatcttgaaatcttggttcttagcaaacacattttaagttccataattACTTCGCCTCAGAATACGAAATcctgattttgaaaatattcgacagcttgaaattttgatcttgattttttgtctCAGAATTAAGGGTTATATCTATATAGACTGTTTTTGCTCACAATCATAAGGCTCTGATGATTTTCTAATTAGTCCTAGATGTgtacaatttttattcttaGGTGTCTAGCATGTTAGTTAATTAGTTATGattgttattttttcattttttctcattttatattcaatttcattttagtTAGAGTCAAGAGcctagttttatttttttgttaattcgtttcaattaaatctttaaggacgattgagtcAGTGGTTAAAAATAAGCCCCGGatgcgatacttttgaatcaaaataataaaaaaaaacactaagaaACTGTAAGTCAACTgggaaaaaaacttaataaaaattatttaaaagctgacaTATTGAAATATAGGTCGGAAGTAacagaagaaacacaataagatgTTATCGTAACTTGCATCCTTTATAAAGGCCGTAACTTCCAATCTATGAAGATTTCGGAacttacgacaattttctaatatgcattatataaatttgaattattctagtgatattAAGCCCTTTTATTTGACTAAAGTAGGCAAATTAAACGGTTATCCTTATCTCTAAGCTTTATTTCACAAgttttaatgaataaattttgatttccgcattgtctttggatatttgtaAAAGTATGTAAACGtttcattgagaaatataaCAATATGTCGCTGCAAATTACAAACCACGCaaatgagtaaaaaaaattaaggcaaATGTTGATTAggtaaaattttgtatataaatttgTGGTACATATTTtcaccaaaaatggaagttacgacaaattctgataattttttttaattaagggcacttacgatacttatttatatttatatataatatttgctaTTGCTGCTGATATACATATTTGCTTAACTGACGAAATCATCTTTATATATTGGTAAAATATTCAGGCTgccaattttcaaaataaattataaagtgAATTGGAGGGTTTCTATTTTCTAACCTGATGCTTCAGGATTGAGGTCttcattttagtacaaaaattagttaagtCTACTATAACCTAAAACTGTTTGTagcttattatttattattacagtagagtcccgctataagccatcactctatagtccacaatttatcgaccgttgatttcaaaacactgattttaagttaggttatgtttttttagtacgcgacatgcaatgttttatcataattatttaaatatttttggcaaactttattgagtagttgtgataattgtgatccacaatgaagagagcaaggacaagtaccataatcgcaaagaaagtggaagccgtcaaataatttcaatactaaaaatcgttgataatttaaaaaaatgatatggactatagtgcgacctaaGTGTCAGATCTGGAACcaatggactatagcgagactctactgtattagt encodes the following:
- the LOC129808141 gene encoding 28S ribosomal protein S29, mitochondrial, encoding MIRGKVGSLSRFRCFGSRTLTSIADQSVAFEEFRTNETEPSRQSLLHEGKFYEIHPSVRKQLFTHGGLPKVYEKQMKTFAETTLMVRKPALEIMDYIKRTNFSKPIIRYVLYGKEGVGKSMTMAHLLHFGMENDFIIVHVPWVANWMKRPRELVTLNDPEGFFDMPLDAAAWLIHFKTQNLPLLSRPELIVSKEYAWSQRESTPKGASLLELVEHGINRMKFATGTIEALLAELKVLSSAGKCKTMVAIDGFNAFLVEKTTLQGLHKVRIPPQKITIVKPFMDIVNCDWQNGVCIISLDKLAIPRGITDSELPLNLLGRAGFELLDPFVPVRVDDYTEKEYYSCIEYYLNRRWIQNRKDGFDEELKFLSAKNPFKLMQLCSSL